One Sparus aurata chromosome 5, fSpaAur1.1, whole genome shotgun sequence genomic window carries:
- the LOC115582112 gene encoding secretory carrier-associated membrane protein 1-like, protein MSDFDSNPFADPDFSNPFQDPSVTQVTQSAPPGGLEEYNPFTDARTAAPGNAPKSAPAPSQNTQPAIMKPTEEPPAYSQQQTQDQARAQAELLRRQEELEKKAAELDRRERELQSHGVAGRKNNWPPLPEKFPVGPCFYHDIAVDIPIEFQKTVKIMYNLWMFHAGTLFVNMFGCLAWFCVDASRGVDFGLAMLWFLLFTPCSFVCWYRPLYGAFRSDSSFRFFVFFFVYICQFGVHVLQTIGITGWGTCGWIAALTGLNTSIPVGIIMLLIAALFTALSVGSLIMFKKVHALYRTTGASFEKAQQEFATGVMSNKTVQTAAANAAANAATNAARGAFKP, encoded by the exons ATGTCCGACTTTGACAGCAACCCGTTTGCAGACCCGGACTTCAGCAATCCCTTTCAG GATCCTTCGGTGACGCAGGTGACCCAGTCTGCCCCTCCTGGCGGTCTGGAGGAGTATAACCCCTTCACAGACGCCAGAACG GCGGCCCCTGGAAATGCCCCCAAATCTGCTCCTGCCCCTTCCCAGAACACACAACCGGCCATCATGAAGCCCACAGAAGAGCCGCCGGCGTACTCACAGCAACAGACTCAG GACCAAGCGCGTGCTCAGGCTGAGTTGTTGAGAAGGCAGGAGGAGTTGGAgaagaaagcagcagagctCGATCGTCGGGAGAGAGAGCTACAGTCCCACGGAGTCGCAG GGCGTAAGAACAACTGGCCTCCACTGCCAGAGAAGTTCCCTGTTGGCCCATGTTTCTACCATGATATTGCAGTGGACATTCCTATAGAGTTCCAAAAGACCGTCAAGATCATGTACAACCTTTGGATGT TTCATGCAGGAACACTCTTTGTAAACATGTTTGGCTGCCTGGCCTGGTTCTGTGTGGATGCTTCTCGTGGTGTAGATTTTGGCCTGGCCATGCTTTGGTTTCTGCTCTTTACCCCGTGTTCTTTTGTCTGCTGGTACAGACCACTTTACGGGGCGTTCAG GAGTGACAGTTCATTCcgcttctttgtcttcttcttcgtctATATCTGTCAGTTTGGAGTTCATGTCCTACAAACTATCGGCATCACCGGCTGGGGAACATG TGGTTGGATCGCAGCTTTAACTGGGCTGAACACCAGTATCCCAGTGGGCATCATCATGCTACTGATCGCAGCTCTGTTCACCGCACTCTCTGTGGGCTCGCTCATTATGTTCAAAAAG GTTCACGCACTGTATCGTACCACCGGGGCCAGTTTTGAGAAGGCTCAGCAGGAGTTTGCAACCGGGGTGATGTCCAACAAGACCGTTCAGACTGCAGCTGCCAATGCTGCGGCAAATGCTGCAACCAATGCTGCTCGTGGGGCCTTCAAACCATAA
- the LOC115582353 gene encoding LHFPL tetraspan subfamily member 2a protein-like: MCHVIVTCRSMLWTLLSIVVAFAELIAFMSPDWLLGSPRSDSNTSGAGVDSGEYRPSLGLYSRCLRIGKRGVGVSCGPYAGTFGEVASGFWQAAILFLAAGTLVLGGVACISIFSLCFQSIMKKSLFNICGLLQAIGGLLLMVGLMLYPAGWGSEKVIGYCGAEALPFRPAQCSLGWAFYAAIGGTLASFLCAVLSAQAEIATSSDKVQEEIEEGKSLICLL, translated from the exons ATGTGCCATGTTATTGTAACGTGCCGCTCCATGCTGTGGACGCTGCTCAGCATTGTGGTGGCCTTCGCTGAGCTCATTGCCTTCATGAGCCCTGATTGGTTGCTGGGATCCCCTCGGTCCGACTCCAACACGAGCGGGGCGGGGGTGGACTCCGGGGAGTACCGGCCGTCTCTCGGCCTCTACAGCCGCTGCCTCCGCATAGGGAAACGGGGCGTGGGGGTGAGCTGCGGGCCCTACGCTGGGACATTTGGAGAAGTGGCCAGTGGCTTCTGGCAGGCGGCCATCTTGTTTCTGGCAGCCGGGACGTTGGTGCTGGGAGGAGTGGCCTGCATCTCCATCTTCAGCCTGTGCTTCCAGAGCATCATGAAGAAGAGCTTGTTCAACATCTGTGGGCTGCTCCAGGCTATCGGAG GCCTGCTGCTGATGGTGGGCCTCATGCTGTACCCTGCTGGCTGGGGTTCAGAGAAGGTGATCGGCTACTGCGGCGCCGAGGCCTTGCCCTTCAGGCCGGCACAGTGCTCGCTCGGCTGGGCGTTCTACGCGGCGATCGGCGGGACGCTGGCGAGCTTCCTGTGTGCTGTTTTGTCCGCACAGGCCGAGATCGCCACCTCGAGCGATAAGGTTCAGGAGGAAATCGAGGAGGGGAAGAGTCTGATTTGCCTGCTCTGA